One Alligator mississippiensis isolate rAllMis1 chromosome 1, rAllMis1, whole genome shotgun sequence genomic window carries:
- the SOCS5 gene encoding suppressor of cytokine signaling 5, which produces MDKVGKMWNNFKYRCQNLFSHESGNRNDDVAVKSSRCLSVKDKSVNVPDLAQQQPSSPLRENVALQLGLSPSKNSVRRNQNCVTEIPQIVEIENELCVPTGARLARRDSYSRHAPWGGKKKHSCSTKTQSSLDSDKRFGRTRNGLQRRERRYGVSSMHDMDSVSNRTVGSRSLRQRLQDTVGLCFPMRTYSKQCKPLFSSKRKIHLSELMLEKCPFPAGSDLAQKWHLIKQHTAPVSPHSTFFDTFDPSLVSTEDEEDRLRERRRLSIEEGVDPPPNAQIHTFEATAQVNPLYKLGPKLAPGMTELTGDSCVTPQGTCDSEEDTTTLCLQSRRQKQRQVSGESHGHISRQGAWKVHTQIDYIHCLVPDLLQITGNPCYWGVMDRYEAEALLEGKPEGTFLLRDSAQEDYLFSVSFRRYNRSLHARIEQWNHNFSFDAHDPCVFHSSTVTGLLEHYKDPSSCMFFEPLLTVSLNRTFPFSLQYICRAVICRCATYDGIDELPLPSMLQDFLKEYHYKQKVRVRWLEREPIKAK; this is translated from the coding sequence ATGGATAAGGTGGGAAAGATGTGGAACAACTTCAAATACAGATGCCAAAATCTCTTCAGTCATGAAAGTGGAAACCGAAATGATGATGTAGCTGTGAAATCCAGTAGATGTTTATCTGTTAAGGATAAAAGTGTCAATGTACCTGATTTGGCTCAGCAGCAACCCAGCAGCCCTTTAAGAGAGAATGTTGCCTTACAATTAGGGTTAAGTCCTTCAAAGAATTCAGTGAGACGAAATCAGAATTGTGTCACTGAGATCCCTCAAATTGTTGAAATAGAAAACGAGTTATGTGTTCCCACAGGAGCTAGACTGGCACGAAGGGACTCTTACTCTCGGCATGCTCCTTGGGGTGGGAAGAAGAAACATTCCTGCTCTACAAAAACCCAGAGCTCCTTGGATAGTGATAAAAGGTTTGGTAGAACACGCAATGGCTTGcaaaggagggagagaagatATGGAGTGAGTTCTATGCATGATATGGATAGTGTATCAAACAGGACAGTAGGCAGCCGTTCCCTGCGGCAGAGACTGCAAGATACTGTTGGATTATGTTTTCCCATGAGAACTTACAGCAAACAGTGCAAACCCCTATTTTCCAGTAAAAGGAAAATCCATCTCTCTGAACTAATGCTTGAGAAATGTCCTTTTCCTGCTGGATCAGATCTAGCCCAAAAGTGGCATCTGATCAAGCAACATACAGCTCCTGTGAGCCCACATTCAACATTTTTTGATACATTTGATCCTTCCTTGGTTTCTACAGAAGATGAAGAAGATAGACTGAGAGAGAGACGTAGGCTTAGTATTGAAGAAGGGGTCGATCCCCCACCCAATGCCCAAATACATACTTTTGAAGCTACAGCACAGGTTAATCCATTGTATAAACTGGGACCAAAGTTAGCCCCTGGTATGACTGAGCTGACTGGGGACAGCTGTGTGACACCACAGGGAACCTGTGACTCTGAAGAGGACACAACAACCCTCTGTTTGCAGTCACGTAGGCAGAAGCAACGGCAGGTGTCTGGAGAGAGCCATGGCCATATCAGCAGACAAGGGGCTTGGAAAGTGCACACTCAGATTGATTACATACACTGCCTAGTACCAGATTTACTTCAAATTACAGGTAACCCATGTTACTGGGGTGTGATGGACCGTTACGAGGCCGAGGCACTTCTGGAAGGGAAACCTGAAGGCACTTTTTTGCTCAGGGATTCTGCACAAGAGGACTACCTCTTCTCTGTGAGCTTCCGTCGTTATAACCGATCCCTACATGCACGTATTGAGCAGTGGAATCACAATTTCAGTTTTGATGCTCATGATCCCTGTGTATTTCACTCCTCCACTGTTACAGGGCTTCTAGAACACTATAAAGATCCTAGCTCTTGCATGTTTTTTGAACCATTACTTACTGTATCCCTGAACAGGACCTTTCCCTTTAGTCTGCAGTATATCTGCCGGGCAGTAATCTGCAGGTGCGCTACGTATGATGGAATTGATGAACTCCCTTTACCGTCAATGTTGCAAGACTTTCTTAAGGAATATCACTATAAACAAAAAGTCAGGGTGCGATGGTTGGAACGGGAACCGATTAAGGCAAAGTAA